A single region of the Anticarsia gemmatalis isolate Benzon Research Colony breed Stoneville strain chromosome 11, ilAntGemm2 primary, whole genome shotgun sequence genome encodes:
- the LOC142976424 gene encoding uncharacterized protein LOC142976424 isoform X1 has translation MFQYALAFLLINSYYQSLGTPIQTISKSLDELAHQCENALLSKAIQGKLKDCAVFAPPYSKKQIRCLTFYDINKQLCAAVATSKLAISDDFGAKISEKQDVFTVCTAARDWILLNLTEFDGYKNASEKLLKSPFTCGEICGVEDEINEANEYCKYYKWGLEMLRNQVATTANNENNNVEEAPVIDPDSNGKGDIAVPINSISLNAQVGSTKTQLEQIKQTESAAVATNTVPEKTAGSADAAVPKSSTAQTTSVKQTPKQENVEAEKNDNVDVNAVEEQMNLPESNDQANKSLITHESKPEVENDPALLPESGKGVPLDGEQKEIPLDETKGKPLSGGDPDEYVESEGNDGDEEGDDQGLDVPPKQETKQKNSFTRKQSITIEGAQRVSDIYPNSMSDGFSDDGDHFFPFFLTAVIMVVLLYVLYHNKSKVSKVFFGLILEGRQGSRRRNSRGHAYRRLDTLEQAMSANTAAPPSKIIY, from the exons ATGTTTCAGTACGCACTAGCATTTTTGCTAATAAATTCGTATTACCAAAGCTTAGGCACTCCTATACAAACAATATCCAAATCGCTCGATGAACTTGCACATCAATGCGAAAATGCATTATTGTCTAAGGCAATACAAGGAAAATTAAAGGACTGTGCTGTATTCGCGCCGCCTTACAGTAAAAAACAGATCCGGTGTTTAACATTTTACGATATAAACAAGCAGTTGTGTGCAGCCGTTGCGACGTCGAAACTTGCTATATCTGATGATTTTGGGGcaaaaatatctgaaaaacAAGATGTCTTTACTGTGTGCACAGCAGCGAGGGATTGGATTCTCTTGAATTTGACTGAATTTGATGGTTACAAAAATGCATCAGAGAAACTGCTTAAGTCGCCTTTTACCTGTGGTGAAATATGTGGCGTCGAAGATGAAATAAATGAGGCCAACGAGTATTGTAAGTACTACAAATGGGGACTAGAGATGTTGAGGAATCAAGTGGCAACAACAGctaataatgaaaataacaatgtaGAGGAAGCACCTGTCATAGACCCTGACTCTAACGGTAAGGGTGATATAGCAGTACCTATCAACAGTATCTCATTAAATGCGCAAGTGGGTAGCACTAAGACCCAACTTGAACAGATTAAGCAGACTGAATCAGCAGCTGTGGCCACTAACACAGTTCCTGAGAAAACTGCGGGTTCCGCTGACGCTGCTGTGCCAAAGTCAAGTACGGCTCAAACAACATCAGTGAAACAGACACCTAAACAAGAGAACGTAGAGGCTGAGAAGAATGACAATGTAGATGTGAATGCAGTAGAGGAACAGATGAATCTCCCCGAATCGAATGATCAGGCTAACAAGTCCCTCATTACTCATGAGTCTAAGCCGGAAGTAGAGAATGACCCAGCACTGTTACCAGAGTCCGGTAAAGGAGTGCCTCTTGATGGAGAACAGAAAGAAATACCACTTGATGAGACTAAAGGTAAACCTTTGTCTGGAGGTGACCCTGATGAGTATGTAG AGTCAGAAGGCAATGATGGAGATGAAGAGGGAGACGATCAGGGGCTAGATGTTCCACCAAAACAAGAGACAAAACAGAAGAACTCTTTCACTAGGAAGCAGTCTATCACTATTGAAGGTGCTCAGAGAG TTTCAGATATATATCCCAACTCGATGTCGGACGGGTTCTCCGATGATGGTGACCACTTCTTCCCGTTTTTCCTCACTGCTGTCATCATGGTGGTGTTGCTGTATGTGCTGTACCATAACAAGAGCAAAGTAAGCAAAGTG TTCTTCGGCTTGATATTGGAAGGTCGGCAGGGCAGTCGCAGGCGCAACAGCCGAGGCCACGCATACCGTCGTCTCGACACGTTAGAACAAGCGATGAGTGCCAACACCGCCGCACCGCCAAGCAAAATTATATACTGA
- the LOC142976424 gene encoding uncharacterized protein LOC142976424 isoform X2 produces MFQYALAFLLINSYYQSLGTPIQTISKSLDELAHQCENALLSKAIQGKLKDCAVFAPPYSKKQIRCLTFYDINKQLCAAVATSKLAISDDFGAKISEKQDVFTVCTAARDWILLNLTEFDGYKNASEKLLKSPFTCGEICGVEDEINEANEYCKYYKWGLEMLRNQVATTANNENNNVEEAPVIDPDSNGKGDIAVPINSISLNAQVGSTKTQLEQIKQTESAAVATNTVPEKTAGSADAAVPKSSTAQTTSVKQTPKQENVEAEKNDNVDVNAVEEQMNLPESNDQANKSLITHESKPEVENDPALLPESGKGVPLDGEQKEIPLDETKGKPLSGGDPDEYVESEGNDGDEEGDDQGLDVPPKQETKQKNSFTRKQSITIEGAQRVSDIYPNSMSDGFSDDGDHFFPFFLTAVIMVVLLYVLYHNKSKFFGLILEGRQGSRRRNSRGHAYRRLDTLEQAMSANTAAPPSKIIY; encoded by the exons ATGTTTCAGTACGCACTAGCATTTTTGCTAATAAATTCGTATTACCAAAGCTTAGGCACTCCTATACAAACAATATCCAAATCGCTCGATGAACTTGCACATCAATGCGAAAATGCATTATTGTCTAAGGCAATACAAGGAAAATTAAAGGACTGTGCTGTATTCGCGCCGCCTTACAGTAAAAAACAGATCCGGTGTTTAACATTTTACGATATAAACAAGCAGTTGTGTGCAGCCGTTGCGACGTCGAAACTTGCTATATCTGATGATTTTGGGGcaaaaatatctgaaaaacAAGATGTCTTTACTGTGTGCACAGCAGCGAGGGATTGGATTCTCTTGAATTTGACTGAATTTGATGGTTACAAAAATGCATCAGAGAAACTGCTTAAGTCGCCTTTTACCTGTGGTGAAATATGTGGCGTCGAAGATGAAATAAATGAGGCCAACGAGTATTGTAAGTACTACAAATGGGGACTAGAGATGTTGAGGAATCAAGTGGCAACAACAGctaataatgaaaataacaatgtaGAGGAAGCACCTGTCATAGACCCTGACTCTAACGGTAAGGGTGATATAGCAGTACCTATCAACAGTATCTCATTAAATGCGCAAGTGGGTAGCACTAAGACCCAACTTGAACAGATTAAGCAGACTGAATCAGCAGCTGTGGCCACTAACACAGTTCCTGAGAAAACTGCGGGTTCCGCTGACGCTGCTGTGCCAAAGTCAAGTACGGCTCAAACAACATCAGTGAAACAGACACCTAAACAAGAGAACGTAGAGGCTGAGAAGAATGACAATGTAGATGTGAATGCAGTAGAGGAACAGATGAATCTCCCCGAATCGAATGATCAGGCTAACAAGTCCCTCATTACTCATGAGTCTAAGCCGGAAGTAGAGAATGACCCAGCACTGTTACCAGAGTCCGGTAAAGGAGTGCCTCTTGATGGAGAACAGAAAGAAATACCACTTGATGAGACTAAAGGTAAACCTTTGTCTGGAGGTGACCCTGATGAGTATGTAG AGTCAGAAGGCAATGATGGAGATGAAGAGGGAGACGATCAGGGGCTAGATGTTCCACCAAAACAAGAGACAAAACAGAAGAACTCTTTCACTAGGAAGCAGTCTATCACTATTGAAGGTGCTCAGAGAG TTTCAGATATATATCCCAACTCGATGTCGGACGGGTTCTCCGATGATGGTGACCACTTCTTCCCGTTTTTCCTCACTGCTGTCATCATGGTGGTGTTGCTGTATGTGCTGTACCATAACAAGAGCAAA TTCTTCGGCTTGATATTGGAAGGTCGGCAGGGCAGTCGCAGGCGCAACAGCCGAGGCCACGCATACCGTCGTCTCGACACGTTAGAACAAGCGATGAGTGCCAACACCGCCGCACCGCCAAGCAAAATTATATACTGA